Proteins from a single region of Spirochaetota bacterium:
- the rdgB gene encoding RdgB/HAM1 family non-canonical purine NTP pyrophosphatase — translation MIPSVMFASRNAGKRSEIARLLTGVIPDVRMLDGAAPDVAETGETFFDNALLKARSAFSVYRMPSLADDSGLTVDALNGDPGVRSARYAGPNASDEDRVRTLLDAMRGFGHARRYAQFRCTLVLMLSDSLYASFEGIVHGRIMDSPRGKNGFGYDPIFVPNGYTRTFAEIEADEKNYLSHRGMAVLKCRRFLTRLQG, via the coding sequence ATGATACCATCCGTGATGTTCGCGAGCAGGAATGCCGGCAAGCGCTCTGAGATAGCGCGCCTCCTTACGGGCGTCATCCCCGATGTGCGTATGCTCGATGGCGCTGCCCCCGACGTTGCCGAGACCGGTGAGACGTTCTTCGATAATGCGCTCCTGAAAGCGCGTTCCGCGTTCTCGGTGTATCGCATGCCGTCGCTTGCGGACGACAGCGGCCTTACCGTCGATGCGCTCAACGGCGATCCGGGCGTGCGTTCTGCCCGCTACGCCGGACCGAACGCATCCGATGAGGACCGCGTGAGAACACTGCTCGATGCCATGCGCGGTTTCGGCCATGCACGCCGGTACGCACAGTTCCGCTGTACGCTCGTGCTCATGCTGAGCGATTCGCTCTATGCTTCGTTCGAGGGCATCGTGCACGGGCGCATCATGGATTCGCCGCGCGGGAAGAACGGATTCGGCTACGATCCGATATTCGTGCCGAACGGGTACACGCGTACGTTCGCCGAAATAGAGGCCGATGAAAAGAACTATCTCAGCCACCGCGGCATGGCGGTGCTCAAATGCCGGCGGTTCCTGACCCGGCTTCAGGGATAA